From Salvia splendens isolate huo1 chromosome 16, SspV2, whole genome shotgun sequence, a single genomic window includes:
- the LOC121770122 gene encoding uncharacterized protein LOC121770122, protein MEVLSPSQTLDFDFNSPRSSPHATAPSTPRDYYFSAPTSPSHISQFYKEFDEFLLDAARQSPAVPFQWEEKPGTPKSALINAGDDDLDFAFDIGRDDWETASLSAEELFDGGVIKPMKPHAVRKQRSQARRIIQGAFSPRHKKNAPPLPERGRERGVVLSRPLSRRAVRSLSPMRDDQRNLWEEEVAQTGKVNSVCVAAPSKGQKKWSLKDFFLFRSASEGRAADKDPLKKYTAALRRSSFRAIDSPGSGSGSRRKGPLSAHELHYTVNRAVSEDMKRKTFLPYKQGILGRLAFNPAVHALANGFGLSRN, encoded by the coding sequence ATGGAGGTGCTCTCACCTTCTCAAACCCTAGATTTCGATTTCAACAGCCCGCGATCGTCGCCGCACGCCACCGCGCCGTCCACGCCGCGCGACTACTACTTCAGCGCTCCCACCAGCCCTTCCCACATCTCTCAATTCTACAAGGAATTCGACGAATTTCTCCTCGACGCCGCCCGCCAATCGCCGGCGGTGCCGTTTCAATGGGAGGAAAAGCCTGGCACTCCGAAATCAGCTCTGATTAATGCTGGAGATGATGATCTCGATTTCGCGTTCGACATCGGCCGTGATGATTGGGAAACGGCGTCTCTCTCCGCGGAGGAGCTCTTCGACGGCGGCGTGATCAAGCCGATGAAGCCCCATGCCGTGAGGAAGCAGCGATCGCAGGCGAGGAGGATAATCCAAGGCGCTTTCTCGCCGCGCCACAAGAAAAACGCTCCGCCTTTGCCGgaaagaggaagagagagaggcgTGGTGCTGTCGAGGCCGCTGAGCCGGAGGGCGGTGCGATCTCTCTCTCCGATGAGAGATGATCAGCGAAATCTATGGGAGGAAGAGGTGGCGCAAACCGGAAAGGTGAATTCTGTTTGTGTGGCGGCGCCGAGCAAGGGGCAGAAGAAGTGGAGTTTGAAGGATTTTTTCCTGTTCCGGAGCGCGTCGGAGGGACGCGCCGCGGATAAGGACCCACTGAAGAAGTATACGGCAGCGTTGAGGCGGTCGAGCTTCAGAGCGATTGATAGTCCCGGTTCGGGGTCCGGTTCGAGGAGAAAAGGACCGCTTTCGGCTCACGAGCTGCATTATACTGTGAACCGGGCGGTTTCGGAGGATATGAAGAGGAAAACGTTTCTGCCGTACAAGCAGGGGATTCTGGGCCGGTTAGCGTTCAACCCGGCGGTTCACGCGCTGGCTAATGGCTTCGGTTTATCTCGTAATTGA
- the LOC121769987 gene encoding uncharacterized protein LOC121769987, which translates to MEGRRSLRLQSMRPHVKHEKEKMEMQSSWATDAEKPCTSNRSSIRERKLTLQQDVDKLKKRLRHEENVHRALERAFTRPLGALPRLPPYLPQHTLELLAEVAVLEEEIVRLEEKIVFFRKGLYQEAVYISSSKKMDTKDEQKQSTFLVTSKADSETGIWKDSTFLSDDKRGKENQSSTSTSKNKQQSLNSKVQLSRNPVKKRLPECKSGERRLDPQRSQWELQLLDHAATPKTTPANLEATSPVDGSPNKISESILKCLINIYLRLSSMKNRNSTESLPSQSVAYSFDPYNLCSMFGKRDIGPYKHLMTIEAASIDPNRTTISVFLVQRLKLLFRKLATVSLKDLSHQEKLAFWINIYNSCMMNAFLEYGIPEDPEMVFELMQKANVTVSEHVLTAITIEHFILRLPYHSKYTSSKSTKNDETMARSMFGLELSEPFVTFALSCGSWSSPAVRVYTASRVESELETAKREYLQAAVGISTIRKVIAIPKLMDWYLLDFAKDFESLVDWICLQLPSELAKEAITCLESRKDLPPLKSIQILPYEFSFRYLFHT; encoded by the exons ATGGAAGGCCGGAGGAGTTTGCGGTTGCAGTCTATGAGGCCTCACGTTAAGCACGAAAAG gaaaaaatggaaatgCAGAGTAGCTGGGCAACGGATGCTGAGAAGCCATGTACCAGCAATCGAAGCTcgataagagagagaaaattgacGTTGCAACAAGAT GTTGATAAGTTAAAGAAGAGACTCCGGCACGAGGAGAATGTCCACAGAGCTTTGGAGAGAGCATTCACCCGACCGCTAGGAGCTCTTCCTCGTCTGCCTCCGTATCTCCCACAACAT ACACTGGAGCTTCTAGCTGAAGTAGCTGttttggaagaagaaatagtTCGGCTTGAGGAGAAAATAGTGTTTTTCAGGAAAGGACTATATCAAGAAGCTGTGTACATTTCATCCTCCAAGAAGATGGATACTAAAGATGAACAGAAGCAATCGACTTTCTTGGTTACCTCGAAAGCAGATTCTGAAACCGGCATTTGGAAGGATTCAACCTTTCTTTCAG ATGATAAAAGAGGAAAAGAAAACCAGTCAAGCACCAGTACTTCGAAGAATAAGCAGCAATCTCTGAATTCGAAAGTACAACTATCCAGAAATCCTGTGAAGAAGCGCCTGCCTGAGTGCAAGTCAGGTGAGAGGCGTTTGGATCCTCAGAGATCACAG TGGGAATTGCAATTATTGGATCATGCGGCTACACCAAAGACGACTCCTGCCAATCTAGAGGCAACGTCACCAGTAGATGGTAGTCCAAACAAAATTTCAGAGAGCATTTTGAAATGCTTAATAAACATCTATTTAAGATTGAGCTCCATGAAAAATAGGAATTCCACTGAAAGTTTACCTTCACAGTCAGTGGCATATTCTTTTGATCCTTATAATTTATGTTCAATGTTTGGAAAGAGGGATATTGGTCCGTATAAGCATTTAATGACCATTGAAGCGGCATCCATCGATCCAAACCGAACAACAATATCAGTCTTCCTTGTTCAAAGATTGAA GCTATTGTTTCGGAAACTTGCAACTGTTAGTTTGAAGGACCTAAGTCACCAAGAAAAACTTGCCTTTTGGATTAACATCTACAATTCGTGCATGATGAAT GCATTTCTTGAGTATGGCATTCCAGAGGATCCTGAGATGGTGTTTGAACTGATGCAAAAG GCAAACGTGACTGTTAGTGAACATGTTCTAACGGCAATAACCATTGAGCATTTCATATTAAGATTGCCTTATCACTCAAAATAT ACTTCCTCGAAGAGTACAAAGAACGATGAGACGATGGCAAGAAGCATGTTTGGCCTAGAGTTGTCCGAGCCGTTTGTCACATTTGCTCTGTCCTGCGGAAGCTGGTCGTCCCCTGCT GTGAGGGTGTACACTGCATCCCGAGTCGAAAGTGAGCTTGAAACTGCTAAAAGAGAGTACTTGCAAGCAGCAGTCGGCATTTCCACCATTAGAAAAGTTATAGCAATACCAAAGCTAATGGATTGGTATCTGCTAGACTTTGCGAAAGACTTCGAATCATTGGTAGATTGGATATGCCTCCAATTACCATCTGAACTCGCTAAAGAAGCTATTACATGCCTCGAGAGCAGGAAAGATTTGCCTCCGTTGAAGTCGATTCAGATATTGCCATACGAGTTCAGCTTCCGATACCTTTTCCATACATAA
- the LOC121772345 gene encoding uncharacterized protein LOC121772345, with protein MLRLYKSSRTSFPLLRRRRVSTSSSSGDTNAPSALLSNLRNSPNSPSPPVLHHDHRPSLTPHVPSAFLSRRNSLIAAFSAATLLAAYAAAQSKDASVSDRSGSMYADFGKTIENSNESIDRIVNRTRQMGVAASVLWQSLRSVMSSANHEVRAGFELRVAALIADIVAASDSRRVAIVGAGGGAVVDWLLETVAGAKDGNGTQAESARALAYLIADPNVCEAVLGRPQAVPNLLRFIFSAKPKRSKKRSKRSSFDVSDKGKSMLIAAIMDVVTSNCDNVEKLSLKPLLPKNAEMRDISAAIQVIEEGGMHWDEQHVDDDDDDDDDDDDGGTGMKGIGIKVLGGTAVLGLSGNGGYADVDHSDSYNSRTARAGSTNQLFNKMNDSPFLQGKLSSVVVPGLWDDLDSEHVAVPFAAWALATWAMASEVNRTHIQELDRDGHAVMSALVAPERSVKWHGSWLVLLLLEDRSLPLNNSIVDWSSSLLSTISQASQTQDLPLAQVALSALLVTIQRSSQAQEIAMEKGLHSMREAAKKTVKHKSIQESLAKALELISSRELHMSLEETQKWSPILLSWIFGKASSDTIRSSAIHILSHILEDYGPSSIPISQGWLTILLTDALRLRKHNLANGSSQFSNVKVKTQIDQANVVSAIQIASQLSSAVVNLAGTQLGTPNGSDDTFPLADLLSLEPFIGSFKNLKKDKAQKITAADSAHATLKGIKGLTEICADDALCQNKIADLGVLCLLRRFLLEDDYEQLAAIEAYDASRALEAQERFPSSSDDSSEVDDPSNLRVPATAHMRRHAARLLSILSVLPKVQKAIVADETWCKWLDECARGQLPGCNDLKIQSYARATLLNAFCSDQDSGKSENDGVTETSSMNKRQHCPQYADMIFLIRPELPHWKCIEKGSLNPVDGPIVDDEFAEKENRLSQRGSGDDNPPASTSGSQSFLNRDFPPLDIVFVHGLRGGPFKTWRVSEDKSSTKSGLVEKIDEEAGKQGTFWPGEWLAADFPHARLFSLKYKTNLTQWSGASLPLQEVSSMLLEKLVTAGIGDRPVIFVTHSMGGLVVKQMLHQAKAENNDDFVKNTVGIVFYSCPHFGSKLADMPWRMGLVLRPAPSIGELRSGSPRLTELNDFVRQLYKKKLIDVLSFCETKVTPIVEGYGGWAFRMEIVPMESAYPGFGELVVLDSTDHVNSCKPLSRADPSYKDTLEFLKKLKLHYSNSVHK; from the exons atgcttCGCCTCTACAAATCATCCCGCACCAGTTTCCCCCTCCTCCGCCGACGCCGCGTCTCCACCTCTTCCTCCTCCGGCGATACCAATGCCCCCTCCGCGCTCCTCTCCAATCTCAGAAATTCCCCAAATTCCCCATCCCCTCCCGTCCTCCACCACGATCACCGCCCATCCCTCACCCCCCACGTCCCCTCCGCTTTCCTCTCTAGGAGGAACTCCTTAATCGCCGCCTTCTCCGCCGCAACCCTCCTCGCCGCCTACGCCGCCGCGCAGTCGAAGGACGCCTCTGTTTCGGATAGGTCGGGATCAATGTATGCGGACTTTGGGAAAACGATCGAGAATTCGAATGAATCGATTGACAGGATTGTGAATAGGACTAGGCAAATGGGCGTGGCTGCGTCCGTGCTGTGGCAGTCGTTGAGGTCGGTGATGTCCTCGGCCAACCATGAGGTTAGGGCGGGGTTCGAGCTCCGGGTGGCCGCGTTGATAGCTGACATTGTGGCGGCCAGCGATAGCCGAAGGGTGGCGATTGTTGGTGCGGGCGGTGGTGCCGTAGTCGACTGGCTGCTGGAAACTGTTGCTGGGGCCAAGGACGGAAATGGAACTCAGGCTGAATCGGCCAGGGCGTTGGCGTACTTGATTGCTGATCCCAATGTGTGCGAGGCTGTTTTGGGGCGCCCCCAAGCAGTTCCCAATCTGCTGAGGTTCATTTTCTCTGCTAAACCTAAGCGATCAAAGAAA CGATCTAAGCGTAGTTCATTTGATGTATCTGATAAAGGCAAGAGTATGCTTATAGCAGCAATCATGGATGTTGTCACATCCAACTGTGATAATGTAGAGAAATTATCACTCAAACCCTTGCTGCCAAAAAACGCTGAAATGAGAGATATTTCAGCAGCTATACAAGTTATTGAAGAGGGCGGCATGCATTGGGACGAACAACATGTAGACgacgacgacgatgatgatgatgatgatgatgacggtGGGACAGGTATGAAGGGTATTGGAATTAAGGTTCTTGGAGGTACTGCAGTTTTGGGGCTTTCTGGAAATGGTGGATATGCCGATGTGGATCATTCTGATTCCTACAACTCAAGGACGGCAAGAGCTGGGTCTACAAATCAGTTATTCAACAAAATGAATGACAGCCCTTTTCTTCAAGGAAAGTTGTCATCTGTAGTAGTTCCTGGACTTTGGGATGATTTAGACTCTGAACATGTGGCAGTTCCTTTTGCTGCATGGGCGCTAGCAACCTGGGCAATGGCATCTGAAGTTAATCGCACTCACATTCAAGAACTGGATCGAGATGGGCATGCAGTTATGAGTGCATTGGTGGCGCCTGAGAGATCAGTAAAATGGCATGGGAGTTGGTTGGTGTTGTTGCTTTTAGAAGACCGAAGCTTGCCTCTAAATAACTCCATTGTAGATTGGAGTTCTAGTCTTCTTTCTACTATCTCTCAGGCTAGCCAAACGCAGGACTTGCCTTTGGCTCAAGTGGCTTTATCTGCTTTATTGGTTACTATTCAGAGAAGCTCTCAAGCTCAGGAAATAGCGATGGAGAAAGGTCTTCATTCAATGAGAGAGGCAGCTAAGAAAACCGTGAAGCATAAATCTATCCAAGAATCATTGGCAAAAGCCCTTGAACTAATTAGCTCTAGGGAACTGCATATGTCTCTAGAAGAGACACAAAAGTGGTCACCTATTCTACTTTCTTGGATATTTGGGAAGGCCTCCTCTGACACAATTCGTTCATCTGCCATACATATTCTTTCACACATTCTTGAAGACTATGGTCCATCCTCTATTCCAATTTCTCAGGGATGGCTGACCATCTTACTAACAGATGCTCTCAGGCTCAGGAAGCATAATTTGGCAAATGGGAGTTCTCAGTTTTCGAATGTAAAAGTGAAG ACACAAATTGATCAAGCAAATGTTGTTTCTGCAATCCAGATTGCCAGTCAGTTATCAAGTGCGGTTGTTAATTTAGCAGGAACTCAACTGGGGACACCCAATGGGAGTGATGACACATTTCCACTTGCGGACCTTCTCTCCCTTGAACCCTTTATAGGATCATTTAAAAATCTTAAGAAAGACAAAGCACAAAAAATTACTGCTGCAGATTCTGCTCATGCTACACTAAAAGGCATTAAAGGACTGACTGAAATTTGTGCTGATGATGCTTTGTGCCAGAACAAAATAGCTGACCTTGGTGTTTTATGCTTACTTCGGCGCTTTCTACTAGAAGATGATTATGAGCAACTAGCTGCAATTGAAGCATATGATGCATCACGAGCTCTCGAGGCGCAAGAGAGGTTTCCGTCTTCCTCTGATGATTCTTCCGAGGTTGATGATCCTTCAAACTTGCGTGTTCCAGCAACGGCTCACATGAGGAGGCATGCAGCTCGTTTGCTTTCCATTCTGTCTGTTCTTCCGAAAGTGCAGAAAGCAATTGTTGCCGATGAAACTTGGTGTAAATGGCTTGATGAATGTGCTAGAGGACAACTTCCTGGTTGCAATGATCTTAAAATTCAGAGTTATGCTAGGGCAACCCTATTGAATGCATTTTGTAGTGATCAAGACAGTGGGAAGTCAGAAAATGATGGTGTAACCGAAACCAGTTCTATGAACAAAAGACAGCATTGCCCTCAATATGCTGACATGATATTTTTAATCAGACCTGAATTGCCTCATTGGAAGTGTATAGAAAAGGGATCATTGAATCCTGTTGATGGTCCAATAGTCGATGATGAGTTTGCAGAGAAGGAAAATAGGCTGTCACAAAGAGGTTCAGGGGATGATAATCCTCCTGCTTCTACTTCTGGGTCTCAAAGCTTCTTGAACAGGGATTTTCCTCCACTGGATATTGTCTTCGTGCATGGCCTCCGTGGTGGTCCCTTTAAAACTTGGCGGGTATCCGAAGACAAGTCATCAACAAAGTCTGGCCTTGTTGAGAAGATTGACGAAGAAGCTGGTAAACAAGGAACTTTTTGGCCTGGTGAATGGCTTGCAGCTGACTTTCCTCATGCTCGGTTGTTTAGTCTCAAATACAAG ACAAATCTTACACAGTGGTCTGGAGCTAGTCTACCTTTGCAG GAAGTCAGCTCAATGCTTCTTGAGAAACTTGTTACTGCAGGCATTGGGGATCGACCTGTCATATTTGTAACTCATAG CATGGGTGGTCTGGTTGTCAAGCAGATGTTACACCAAGCAAAGGCAGAAAACAATGATGATTTTGTAAAGAATACTGTGGGAATT GTTTTCTATAGCTGCCCCCATTTTGGCAGCAAGCTAGCGGACATGCCTTGGCGCATGGGTCTTGTCTTACGTCCTGCACCGAGT ATTGGAGAGTTAAGAAGTGGATCACCTAGGTTGACCGAGCTCAATGATTTTGTTCGTCAACTTTACAAAAAAAAGCTAATTGACGTCCTCAGTTTTTGTGAG ACAAAGGTAACCCCAATTGTTGAGGGTTATGGAGGCTGGGCCTTTCGTATGGAAATTGTACCGATGGAATCTGCATATCCTGGATTTGGTGAACTTGTA GTTTTGGATTCGACAGACCATGTAAATTCTTGCAAACCGTTAAGCAGGGCTGATCCATCCTATAAAGATACACTTGAGTTTCTGAAAAAGCTGAAATTGCATTATAGCAATTCTGTTCACAAGTAG
- the LOC121772555 gene encoding probable inactive heme oxygenase 2, chloroplastic, which produces MAYISSLNPSASLNFIKTAATTPLLIKAYVAPKFFTLHTNPFLFNCSKFTSLATASETESDYDTDRIDRFTEEYSDDEEAPPPNGQSPSPVKQRRRRYRKKYPGEDNGITEEMRFVAMKLRNNGKSKSRGASAAVVSEDLEIESEKEKEKEGKNGDEINETWQPSIEGFMKFLVDSRLVFSTVERIVDESTDVSYVYFRRTGLERSDCISRDLEWVREQGNEIPEPSNPGVNYVKYLEDLAEKSPPLFLCHFYNIYFSHIAGGQVISRKVSDMLFDGRELEIYKWDGDAEELLKGVREKLNALGEHWSRDEKTRCLRETTKAFRFLGQIVRLIIL; this is translated from the exons ATGGCATACATTTCCAGTCTAAACCCTTCAGCATCACTGAATTTCATCAAAACCGCTGCTACCACGCCGCTGTTGATCAAAGCCTACGTCGCACCAAAATTCTTCACACTCCACACAAATCCTTTTCTCTTCAATTGCTCAAAATTCACCTCGCTCGCCACAGCTTCCGAAACAGAAAGCGACTACGACACGGATCGAATTGACAGATTTACTGAAGAATACTCGGACGACGAAGAAGCGCCGCCGCCAAATGGACAGTCGCCGTCTCCGGTGAAACAGCGGCGGCGCCGTTACAGGAAGAAATACCCGGGCGAGGATAATGGTATCACCGAGGAGATGCGGTTCGTGGCCATGAAACTCAGAAACAACGGGAAATCCAAGAGCCGGGGAGCTTCTGCTGCTGTTGTTAGTGAAGACCTAGAAATTGAGagtgagaaagagaaagagaaagagggaAAGAACGGTGATGAGATTAATGAGACGTGGCAGCCGAGTATTGAGGGGTTTATGAAATTTTTGGTGGACAGCCGATTGGTTTTCAGCACAGTTGAGCGCATTGTTGATGAGTCTACTGATGTTTCTT ATGTTTACTTTAGGAGGACTGGTTTGGAAAGGTCAGATTGCATTTCAAGGGATTTAGAATGGGTAAGGGAGCAAGGTAATGAGATTCCAGAACCTAGTAATCCAGGAGTCAACTACGTGAAATATTTGGAGGATCTTGCGGAGAAGAGTCCGCCATTGTTCCTCTGCCACTTCTACAACATCTATTTCTCACACATAGCCGGGGGGCAAGTGATATCTAGAAAG GTCTCAGATATGCTCTTTGATGGGAGAGAACTGGAGATCTATAAATGGGATGGAGATGCAGAAGAGTTGTTGAAAGGTGTTCGTGAGAAGCTTAACGCGCTTGGAGAG CATTGGTCAAGGGATGAGAAAACCAGGTGCCtaagagaaacaaccaaagCATTTCGGTTCCTGGGCCAGATAGTAAGGCTGATCATACTTTAA
- the LOC121771375 gene encoding protein WEAK CHLOROPLAST MOVEMENT UNDER BLUE LIGHT 1-like, which yields MNSDDDDSPYASPTLDDNASNNTNASSPRSRASPQGLDDENKPSNFFSNSEERAALERAVASLEDEKNSSVGVSSSDVSSSVNRADYPSEDVKTKAPLVVVSEDRPVKCLEDDDTSDVSSSKGKASPAAVISDTKAADVSSSKDKASPAPVISDNKAADASTAKDSAPTPQGRASPAVALMSSEDENKSDSVVPKAEESNKKKETYFTQSEAKSDAVPPSPVVSSEKEAPSVLMVPEDGDPPGNASLYSFPTYGESKSSSALELKTSRNDVANGHAVKDDKAESKIVARPSTDDDCVAAVPSPHHRRCVSVDIAKIPANYSNSTPSPKTDLGRARTHIDTRPPFESVKAAVSKFGGIVDWKAHRVHTVERRKYIEQELDKAQEEMPSCKQLCQAANEAKIQVLKQLESTKRLIEELKLNLERAQTEEQQAKQDSELAKLRVEEMEQGIADEASFAAKAQLEVAKARHAAAVAELKSIKDELEQLRRDYDLLIAEKEAAEKKAEEAHFASKQVDKSVESLTIELITLKQSLDSAHSAHLEAEEHRIGAVMAKEQDSLNWEVELKQAEEELEKLNQQMITTKELKSKLAEAMTLLQDLKAELAAYMESKSDETGSEDPLKEPLTKTRADFETAINAAKKELSDVKLKLERATKEENILKVASASLKSQLENENAELQAIQEREGTASAAATSLHAELNRIKSEINAIRMKEEEEREKLVDLPLQMQKAAEEVEQAKELARTAGEELKKATDEAEEAKAGVSTREGKLRAVQKEIEAAKAAERLALAAISALQESESAQRNVDEDSVNGITLSLEEYYELSKRAHEAEEQANMRVAAAMSQIEAAKESEQKSLNKLEEVSQDMSKRKDALEIALQKAEAATERKLGAEQELRNWRADQEQKRKNAESATSATNTGKSSKDGKDSKNQKSPKSGSSKGTDTQDGKAGKKKKKSFFPRIFMFLGRKKSSHSSSKGE from the exons ATGAATTCCGACGACGATGACTCCCCGTATGCTTCACCTACCCTTGACGATAACGCGTCAAATAATACTAACGCGTCATCACCTCGAAGCAGAGCTTCGCCACAAGGGCTAGATGACGAGAACAAACCGTCtaattttttctcaaattccgAAGAAAGAGCTGCTCTTGAACGCGCAGTCGCCTCTCTAGAAGACGAGAAAAACTCATCTGTTGGTGTCTCAAGTTCCGATGTTTCAAGTTCCGTAAACAGAGCTGATTATCCTTCGGAAGATGTGAAAACAAAGGCACCACTTGTCGTTGTTTCTGAAGATAGACCAGTCAAGTGTTTAGAAGACGACGACACATCTGATGTTTCATCGTCTAAAGGCAAAGCTTCACCAGCCGCGGTTATATCAGATACAAAGGCTGCTGACGTTTCATCGTCTAAAGACAAAGCATCACCTGCCCCGGTTATATCAGATAACAAGGCCGCTGATGCTTCAACGGCCAAAGACAGTGCTCCGACGCCTCAAGGTAGAGCTTCTCCTGCAGTGGCATTAATGTCTTCAGAAGATGAGAACAAATCAGATAGTGTTGTTCCAAAAGCTGAAGAGAGtaacaagaaaaaagaaactTATTTTACGCAATCAGAAGCCAAGTCAGACGCAGTTCCGCCCTCTCCGGTTGTATCTAGTGAAAAAGAAGCTCCGAGCGTACTCATGGTACCAGAAGACGGAGATCCTCCTGGAAATGCTAGCCTTTACAGTTTTCCGACGTATGGAGAATCCAAGTCTTCGAGTGCGTTGGAATTGAAAACTAGCAGAAACGACGTTGCCAATGGACACGCAGTGAAAGATGACAAGGCAGAAAGCAAAATTGTTGCACGGCCATCTACAGATGATGACTGCGTGGCTGCGGTACCATCTCCGCACCACAGGAGATGTGTTAGTGTTGACATTGCCAAAATTCCTGCTAATTATAGTAACAGTACTCCGAGTCCAAAAACCGATTTGGGTAGAGCCCGAACACATATTGACACAAGACCACCCTTCGAATCTGTGAAGGCAGCCGTCTCAAAGTTTGGGGGGATCGTCGACTGGAAGGCCCATCGTGTGCATACCGTGGAG AGACGGAAGTACATTGAACAAGAGCTTGACAAAGCACAGGAGGAAATGCCGTCGTGTAAGCAACTATGTCAGGCAGCGAACGAGGCGAAAATTCAAGTCCTGAAACAGCTAGAAAGCACTAAAAGACTGATTGAAGAGTTAAAGCTTAATCTTGAAAGAGCGCAAACAGAGGAGCAGCAAGCAAAACAAGATTCTGAACTTGCGAAGCTGAGGGTGGAGGAGATGGAGCAAGGGATTGCTGATGAGGCTAGCTTTGCTGCAAAGGCACAGCTTGAGGTCGCCAAGGCACGGCACGCTGCTGCAGTTGCGGAGCTCAAATCTATCAAAGACGAGCTCGAGCAGCTCAGACGAGACTATGACTTACTGATAGCTGAGAAAGAAgcagctgagaaaaaagctgaAGAAGCTCACTTTGCTTCTAAACAAGTTGACAAGTCAGTCGAGAGTTTGACAATCGAACTCATTACTCTGAAGCAGTCGCTAGATTCTGCACATTCTGCACATCTGGAGGCCGAGGAGCACAGAATCGGAGCAGTTATGGCTAAAGAGCAAGACAGTCTTAACTGGGAGGTGGAACTGAAACAGGCTGAGGAGGAGCTCGAGAAACTAAATCAGCAAATGATTACAACGAAAGAATTGAAATCAAAGTTGGCTGAAGCTATGACACTGCTGCAGGATTTGAAGGCTGAATTGGCTGCTTATATGGAATCCAAATCAGATGAAACCGGCAGCGAAGATCCACTTAAAGAGCCTTTGACAAAAACTCGCGCAGACTTTGAGACTGCTATCAATGCAGCAAAGAAGGAGCTTTCAGATGTAAAGCTCAAACTCGAGAGAGCAACAAAGGAGGAAAATATTTTGAAGGTGGCCTCCGCATCATTGAAATCACAACTCGAGAATGAAAATGCGGAGCTTCAGGCCATCCAGGAAAGGGAAGGAACAGCGTCCGCTGCAGCTACGTCTCTCCACGCGGAGCTGAACAGGATCAAGTCCGAAATCAATGCCATACGGATgaaggaggaagaggaaagaGAGAAACTGGTTGACCTTCCCTTGCAAATGCAGAAGGCAGCTGAAGAAGTAGAACAAGCAAAGGAGCTAGCAAGAACAGCTGGCGAGGAGCTCAAGAAAGCGACAGATGAAGCAGAGGAGGCAAAAGCAGGTGTGAGCACGAGGGAGGGCAAACTGCGCGCAGTTCAGAAAGAAATCGAAGCTGCAAAGGCAGCCGAGAGGCTGGCACTGGCAGCTATAAGCGCATTGCAGGAAAGTGAATCTGCTCAAAGGAACGTGGATGAGGATTCAGTAAACGGAATCACACTATCTTTAGAAGAGTATTACGAGCTGAGCAAGAGGGCACACGAGGCTGAGGAGCAAGCAAACATGAGGGTGGCTGCAGCTATGTCTCAAATAGAGGCGGCCAAGGAGTCAGAGCAGAAGAGCTTGAATAAACTGGAGGAAGTGAGCCAGGATATGTCTAAGCGGAAGGATGCACTTGAGATTGCATTGCAGAAGGCCGAAGCAGCCACAGAGAGGAAACTGGGTGCTGAACAGGAACTACGAAACTGGAGAGCTGACCAAGAACAGAAACGGAAGAATGCTGAGTCCGCTACCTCAGCCACAAATACCGGTAAGAGTTCAAAAGATGGGAAAGATTCTAAGAATCAAAAGTCTCCCAAGTCAGGCTCCAGCAAAGGCACAGACACTCAAGATGGGAAAgctggaaagaagaagaagaaatcattCTTCCCGCGAATCTTCATGTTCCTGGGAAGAAAGAAGTCATCGCATTCGTCTTCGAAGGGAGAGTAA